The region CCAATCGGACAGCACAAAGCCCGGCGCAAATGAAGCAAACGCCGGGCTTATGGTTTTTATCATGCCAACCAGCTTATTTCCGAAGTCTGCACCTGCCGCAAGGTGGTAGGCTGTGCCGAGCTTTAGAAAGAACCACAGCACGAACAGATAGGGAACATTGGGAATCATATATTTACGGATTTTATCGTTCATTCCGCACCACCTCCGGTTTTCGTTCCTTTTGGCGCGTTTTGGTGCGCTCCCTGTCGGCAAAGGCTTTTAACTGTTTCAGAATAGAGGGGCGGCGACTCATGCTCCGGTTCAGCACCAGCTTTGTGTATTCGCCAAAACAGGCGGTTATCGCGTCTGCCTGCCCGGCTTTGAAGAATAACAAATATTTGTTCGGCCCGGTTTTGTGAAAAGCATAATCTACATTGTATTTCCGGGCCACACGGTCAAACAGCTTCGTATCCCCGGATAAATCAAGGCTGTTGGTCGAAACGCCATGATTCATCAGCTTTTTTACGCTCTGTCTGCCTTGTGGTGTCTGCCGTTTCTGATGGCTCTTTTGTATCTGCCGGAGTGCTACCGCCAACACCTTTGCCAGCGTCCGGCCCGTCAGCTTTGTGGCATTGACGGATAGGGCAACCGTCCGGCGTTCAATATCTTCCTGCATGAAATTCCTCCTTTCCTGCCAGATAGAACAATCGTATAGGCGGGAGGACTTCGGGCCAACTTGGCCCGAAGTTGCCTACCTTTCCGCATTGGCAGGGCGGGGACGCTCTGGGTTGGGAGCGTCCTTTTGTGCCTGCGCAATTTTTTCATTGTGAGTGGCAAGAGCTTCCCGGATAGAGGGCTTTTTCTCTGCCGCCCGTTCCTCCAACCGTGCCAGCGTAATCAAAGAATTTTCTACATGGCCTTTTATACTGGAAAAATGGGAACGCTCCGCACGGAATGGAGCGGATATGACCGCCGCCAGCTTGCCGGGCTGTTTTACTTCCTGTGCCGCTTCTCTGCCAAGCATGGTACGGCCCATGTTTTTCAAATGCCGCCCGGCTTGATGGTATTCGGTGCTGATTGCTTCGATTTTGGCTATGGCTTTGTCATCATACTGGATATTCTTCGCGAGAGTATCCCGCATGTTTTCCAGATTGGGTCTGATTTTGAAGAACCGGACCACGTTATCCAGCGCAGAAATGCTGTTTTCCTTAAAAGCGGCAACGGCGTTTTTACAGCCGTCTATGACGTTCTGCTTTAGATTTGCAAGCCGTTCCCTCAAGTCAAGCACCTGCCCCTGCATGACAATGACCGCTTTTTGCAAAGTGGCCTTGACCGGGTGGTTCTGTTCCTGCGCTGTTTTCAATTCCTGCCGCATGGCGGTAAGTTCCTTTACAGCGGTGTCAAGCTGTTTTTCCATTGCGCCCACCTGATTCAGAACCGCAAGAAAATCCTTTGTGGATGGGGAGTTGTTATCCCGCAATATCGCCAAAAGCTCTTTCACATGCTCATTATCCAAAAGTGGTTCAACGGTAGTTTTCGTTTTTGCCATAGGCTTTAACCTCCTTTCGCACTTCAGGACAAGTTGGCCCGAAGTGGCTTTACCGTTCCTCATAGGTCGGTGCGGTGTGGCTCTTTTGGGGAAGCATGGTCTTTTTCCTGCCCCTGTGTTTTTACCGTCAAAATCCCGTTCAGCGTAGTTGCCGTAATGTTCAGCCGCCCAGCTATGGTAATATCGTTTTTCATATCCTCATTCATGCCATCACCGCAGACAACCACCACATGGGCGCGGCGCAGGAGATCCCGACTCATATCAATTCCACTTTTATGTTCCTCTGGGATTGCACCGTTCAGAAACAGTGGGAGATACAGGCAAGGGCAGATGGGTGAAAATCCGGCTTCATAGACTGCCCGACAATATTGCGCCGCCTGTTTGGTATCTGCGGCATGGTCGCCGCTCCATGCGGCGGTAATGTATGCTAAAGGTCGTTTCATTATTTAAGCACCTCCGTTCTTGTTGCGCTGAATGTGTCAACCTATCCCCCCGCCCTTTCCATTCATGGAAAGGGGGCAGCTCAAAGGAATATATATCCCCGTCGCTTGACTGCCTTAAAGCATAGCCGGGAGAAATCTGTCAAGAGCATAGCCGCCGTTGGCGGTGCTTCGCACTCTTGACTGATTTTCCCGGCTGTGCTACCTGGTATATGGCGACGGGGAATATATTATATCCTTAGAGCTTTGGGGTGCGGGGCAAAGCCCCGCATACACCGACTTCGGGCCAACTTGACCCGAAGTGCTTATTTTTCCTGTTCGGCTTTCTTTTGGGGAACCGAAACCTCTTTCAGCTTATCTTTGTTTTCCTCAAGCAGCTTCATAATGGTATCCTTCATTTCGCGGGGTGTTTTCTCCTTGCTGAAATACTGGCTTAATTCCTGACTTGAAATAATCACTTTGTCTGCCTCCTTTTTTTCTTCTAACATAATTCCGTCAATCACATCGGGGTTTAACAGCTTCTTTTGGTCAAGGTCACGCATACGCTGTGCCTGTGAGAGTGAGGGAGCCGACTGCTGACCCTCAATGGCGATAGCAATATACCGCTGATTTTTGGGTGCAATGAACGCAAGCTCCACGGCGGGAGTGAACGCGATTTTCTTTTCGTCCACCATTTTCATAAGGTCAGGAACCAGCTCATTGAGCTTGATATACCGCTGAACCTGCTTGACCGTCATTTTGTTGCGCTCGGCTACTACCTCATTGGAGCGTTGCCCGTTGCCAGTTCGTGCGCCCTGCTTCTTAATGGCTTCTAATTGCATTTGCAGAGCTTTGGCCCGTTCACTGGGCAGGATATTTTCACGCTGGTTGGTATTGTCCTCTACCATCTGTGTGATGGCCTGTTCGTCCGTCATGTTGCGGATAATACAAGGCATATCCGTAAATCCGGCTAATTCGCTGGCTTTCTGGCGGCGGTGTCCGGATACGATTTCATACCCACCATCTTCGCGGGGACGTACAATGGCAGGCTGGGTAACACCCTTGTCTTTAACGCTTTCCACCATAGCCGCCATTTCTTCATCATTTCGGACTTGAAACGGGTGGTCTTTGAAAGCGTAAAGCTCGGAAAGATTGAGGTAAACAATCTGTTCCTGTTCACCGGGGCGGGGTGCTTCCCTCGGTTCGGGCGGCAGTTCTGGAGTAGGGGGCGGCGTTTCCTGCTGTGCCTGTTCCGTAGCTTGTGGGAAAGCAGAGGCTCTACCGCCAATTTCTGCGGCTTGTTTCGGTTTATCCGGCTTTTCCGGTTTTACAGCCTTTGGGGCTTTTTCCTGTTTGGCAGGACGTGAGGGCTTTTTATCGGCTTTTTCGGCAGTTTTGGACTTGCTATCATTTTTCTTATTCGGGCTTGTTTTCTCCGGCTTTGCCGTTTTTTCAGTAGGGGCTGATTTTTCCACTTCCTGCTTTTCGGGGGCAGTCTGCTCCGCTTCCTTTACCGCCGCCTGTTTCCCGGAAACAATCTCATTGATTTTGTCAAAGGAAACCACCACATCACCGGGGGCAGGAATGTCAATGGAGGTAGGTACTTCCGGCCTGTTCTTATCAGATTCATGCAGGGCGGCTCCGTCCTCATGGGGAAGTGCCGCTGTTTCTTCGGCAGTCTTTTCCGGGGCAGGAGCTTCGCCGCTAATCTCCGGCATGGGTGCGAGAGTGCTTTTTTCTTCTGTTGTTGTTTCCTGTGCGGGGGCGGTTTTTACTTCTTCTGGCTTGTTTGGCTCATTTTTTGCCATGCGTTTTTCCTCCTTGTCTGTTTTATGGCATGAAAAAAGGGGCCTGATTTTTTAGGTCAAGCCCCAACGGGATTTTTGCAATCCCTCCTTTCGACTTCGGGACAAGTTGGCCCGAAGTGGTTATTATCTAAATATAAGTGTTATCCATAGTCTCTTTTGGACAGCATCCATATTTCATATTTGCAACTAAACGGAAAATTCTTCATCTGTTATCTACATATTTCTTCACAAAATTGCCAAATAGTGATAAAATATATTTGAGAAATAATATCTGTGCTAAATTACATATAAAGTAGCTTGAATCGGGGGATAACATGAACTTAGCCAACGTATTAAATTCATATAGCGATGAATATTGGGATTTCAAAGATGCAAAGAATGATGGTATACATAGTATTGCAAACTATCCAGCTCCTATGGTTGCTCCCATGCAACATGAACTATTAAATCTTCTTTTAAGAGAGAATCAAGGTTATCAGAAAATGCTTGATCCATTTCATGGTTCAGGGGTAACCTTAGTCGAGGGACAATCTTTAGGGCTCGAAGTTTGGGGAATGGATATTAACCCATATGCACATATTATTTCACTCGCAAAGCTTGAAAAGTACGATCCTAAAATAATCGAGCCTGCAAATCACCAAATAATACAGCGAATAGAAAACTTAAAAAAAAGTAATCTTGCAATTCATCATTCTTTTGACAATATTCAAAAGTGGTTCCGTGATGACGTCATTGATGATCTTCGTATTATTCGAACAGCGATAACCATGGAATCTAACTTAAAAACTCGCAGATACTATTGGCTTTGTTTTGGAGAAATAGTTAAGCGGTATAGTAATACGAGGACTTCTACTTTCAAACTGCATGTTAAAGAATCTGAAAAAATTTCTGAAATGCAAAACAATGTTTTAGAAGATTTTTTTAATAAAATAAAGGAAACATATAAACTAATTGGCTACCCCAAATTAGGACCATTCCATTTGACTTGTGGTGATTCTATAGAAATAATGAAGACTTATAAACCAAATTCTTTCGACATAATATGCACATCACCTCCTTATGGAGACAATGCAACTACAGTAACGTATGGTCAATTTTCTATATTACAGTTGCTTTGGATTGATAATAACGATTTTCAATATGATTCCAATTGCGTAGATAATTTTTCTAAAATCGATTCAATGAGTTTAGGGGGTGCACATTCGGCGAATAATGCATTTTATTATTCACCCATTATTTCGTCATATATCTCTCAATTATCTCTTCATAAACAAACAAAGATAAAGCGTTTTTACACTGATTACGAAAATGCATTTCGGTTAATGACTCGTCTGTTAAAACCAAAAGGAAGCATGCTTTTAACTCTAGGAAATAGAATGGTTGATCGTTTGGAATTTCCCTTTATTGACGTAAATAAAGAAATTGCGCAATATTATGGATTGGAATTGATACACGTTATTAACCGAAATATAATGAAAAAAAGAATGCCAATTCGCGTTTCAAGATTATCAGATGGTAAACCTGTTGATTCAATGTCAAAAGAGACGGTACTATTGTTTAGGAAGGGAGAACACTAAAATGCCGGAGATTCAAGCAAATATTCAAGCTGGAAAATATGAAGATGTTTTAGCAGCAGTACAAAGCCCAGTAATTGCATTAACAGAGTTAGTTAAAAATGCTTCAGATTCCTGCCTTAATAAGCATGACCCAATAATTATTAACATTAATACACAAAACAAAGTAATTACGATTACTGATTCTGGAGAGGGTTTATCAAAAAATGAACTAGAGCACTTAGGGGAAGCTGGTTATTCTTCTAAAATGATCGGCAATAATATCCAATCTCCAATTGATAACCCATTGTCAGGTAGTAAGGGTCTTGGCCTTCTTACAGCTTTCTTTATTGCTGATACCTTAGAAATTGAAACATATTCAATATTAGATAAAAAATCGTACTATCTCGTTTGGAAAAAGGGAGAGCAAAAATATACATATGTTGAAGCAAAGAGTGAATTTCAAGGAACCACTATTACCTTAAAGAATATTGAACCCGCTAAACTTCAAATGATTCTCTTACCAGAAGAGAAAGTTAAACTTTTTATGGCTTCAATAAGATTCTTTACAGATAGCGAAAATCTGCCACGTATTAAGCTGGTTGTTGACGGTATGGAAGAATCTTATTACCCTGCAGAACCGCTTGAGAGTTACTATAACAGAAACAAACGTGATAATAGTGGTTTCATTGCAAAAGCTAGTTTTAGTTATGTAAATAATCAGATTACTTTATCATATGAAGATAATATATCAAATTTCTATACTTTTAATGAAAAGAGCATTGACCTTAGAGATAAGCGTACTGTTGATAGTTTTGTAAGTGATATTCGTGCTCCTGAAAGCGGAGTAGCACCTATTAAAAGCATTTGTGAATCAGAAGTCTTTAGTGAACAGTATTTGCCGATTGACCTGCCTGCTTTTTCAGGAGTTTTATATACATGGAGACATAGAAAAAATGATGACCTTGAACAATGGCCGGTAGGTGTCAGGATATACATTAACAACTATAGCTTATATAGGTATCTAGATAAAGAAAATGATTGGCTCACCCTTTCAGAAGTAAGCCAAAATGTTAAAGCTACTAACTACAAATTAAAAAACACATATGGGTATTTAGATTTAACTAATTACAATGAACATAACCATGAATTAAAAATATCCAAGGAACGAAATGATTTCGTAGATTCAATGGCTCAAAGAAAATTCATACATATTATGCGTGACGTTATTGTGGGAATTTTTTCAAGGATTGATATAGCAGTTAAAAACCCACCTATTCAATCAATTAATCTAAGATATAATAATGTAACAGTGAAAGTTGGAGAACCATTTAATTTAGCAAATGCAGTTATTTGTAATAACATCGGACTGGATGATATTGATTTGGATTTCGATGAGTCTCAAATCTCTATAACCGAAGATTGGATGGTTTCAACTGATCGAGCTGGCTCTTATAATATTAAATTAAATTTTGATAGTAAATCACACACATTCACAATTCATTATAAAAATGTAATTCCTGAATTTGATTTACAAAAAAACATGATTACGATATATAAAGGTAACTCAGTAAACCTAAGAGATTTCATTGTGGCCTCAAGTTGTAAGGATGTTACTCCTAACAGCATAGATATACAGTCGCAGGGTAAAGATACGATTATAAAAAATGATGTATTCGACAAGAATAATTCAGTTGGTCAACATATTGTATTTTATCGCTATGAGGATTTTCAGCGTACATTGTCAATTACTGTTAAAGAAATAGAACGTCAACCTGGTGCTGGTGCAAAATCTCCTAGAATAGATATTTTATTTCCAAAGCTTGATGATTTACGAGCACATTCATTTAAACTACCTGAATTAGTCGATGCTATATCATCTTATTATGTACAAGCACCAACCCTTTGTATGGCGGCAATTCGGATATTAATTGAATCATCTGCTAAAGAATTTTTTGAACATCTTGTAGATGAAGAGGTAATTGATAGTTTTCCGAGTTTGGTTAATAGGATATTGAATATTCGCGATTGCCATCCTAAAAGTCCAGATTATATAAAATATATTAGTACGCAAAGCCCAAGATTCATTGAGGAATATCAGCGTATATCCACTGAATACCAGCTTCTCTTATCTAAAGATGTAAAAACAAACATAAACGCTCACCTTAAAGAAATAGATCTTGACATGTTTGTACACAATCCATCAATTGTTGCAACTGACACAACGGTATATAGGTCTATGCAAATATTTGCCCCTTTGTTGAATTATATTTTTGAAGTTTTATTGCTCGATCTTTCATAACTATAAATAAAATGTATTTTAGATATAACTTCGGGCCAACTTGGCTCGAAGTTATATCTCTATATACAAAAATACCGCCCATCTTGTCCAATTAGGCAGTATCCTGTGTAATGTGATAGCTCATATTTTATTTTGGTATTCCCTTATCCCGCATAGAATAAGGTTTTTTGCAGTTTTCCTTAAATCACGGGTCCTGTAGGTCCAGTCGGCCCGGTATCACCGGTCGGTCCGGTCGGTCCAGTATCGCCAGTAAGTCCGGTAGGTCCGGTCGGCCCGGTATCACCGGTAAGACCGGTAGGTCCGGTAGGCCCAGTATCACCGGTAAGCCCGATAGGTCCGGTAGGTCCGGTATCACCGGTAAGACCGATAGGCCCGGTAGGGCCGGTATCACCGGTAAGTCCGATGGGTCCAGTAGGTCCGGTCGGCCCAGTATCACCGGTAAGCCCGATAGGTCCGGTAGGTCCGGTATCACCGGTAATTCCGATAGGTCCAGTCGGTCCGGTCGGCCCGGTATCACCAGTTATTCCGATGGGTCCAGTCGGTCCGGTCGGCCCGGTATCACCGGTAATTCCGGTCGGCCCAGTCGGCCCGGTGGGTCCGATAGGCCCGGTAGGTCCAGTCGGCCCAGTCGGCCCTATGGCCCCAGTAGGTCCAGTAGAACCCATAGGACCCGTAGCACCAGTAGGCCCAGTGGCACCGGTAGGCCCAGTAGGCCCAGCAGCACCTGTCGGCCCAGTGGGCCCAGTGGTACCGGAAGGTCCTGTAGCACCGGTGGGGCCAGTAGGTCCGATAGGCCCCGTGTCACCAGTAGGCCCTGTAGTACCGGAAGGCCCAGTGGGCCCTGTAACACCGGCTGCCCCGGTCGGTCCAGTAGGTCCGGCAGGACCGATAGGCCCAGTAGGTCCGGTAGGTCCGATGGCTCCGTTTTCAGCATTTTCTAAAACAACCAGAGTCCCTTTCAGCGGAACATTCTGAGAAAAATATATAGTTGATGTACTGATATTCACAAGTGAAAAGGTAACCGGTGGATCCGTTACTTCAATAATTCCAACTCCATATACCTCACCTGTTTTTATTGGAGAATTGCCTATTATAAAATCTCCCTGTGATGAAGATATAGCAAAAGCAGACCCATTTGTAGATGATGAAGACTGTGTGGCTAACCACCAGTGGATAATATATCTTCCGGCTTCAAGAATAAGGATATTACCGGTGGATGGATCATAACCGATGTTTCCTGAAAGATATACGATTGAATCGAAGAGGACATTTGATCCGGGTCCAATTGATACAGATGTATTTAGGTCTATTTGTAGTGCGGAATTGCTCATTGTATTTCCTCCCCATACTTTTCTAAATCAAAAAACTACAGTGCACAAACATGCCTGTTATATATTTTATGCGGTAGACAAGGTTTAGGAAACTGTTCGTGCTTTTCATGCATTTACAGAACTTATTCCCAAATTTCCATTTTTCCAGGCAATTAATAAGAGCAAGTCAAAATATTAAAAGGAAATGGAATAAGATGGATGGAAACAGGATATGAATAAATTTGTTCCTAAGAAAGAAAAACAAATGAAGAAAACTTTTAACCGGAGGTCAGTTAATCTGATGATTATTTTGTAGTTGCGATGAATCGATTAATCATGGTTTATTGATGTCCCCCGTTGAAACAATATGCATTTTTAAGTATAATAGTTTCATTACACTTAATGAAAAAAGTAAAAGGAACCAGGGAGGCATTATGAACATCAGGGTCATAGCAGTGGACAACTCGGAGGAATTATTAATAAAACTGACTCGAATATTAAAGGAAATAGATGGAGTTGAGCTTTGCGGCAGCTTTCATGAAGCCATAACAGCCATGCAATATGTGAGAGAAAATCCTGTTGATTTGGTATTTTCGGATGTAGTCATGCCGGACATCAGCGGAATTACTCTTGCAGCAAAGCTGTATGAGCATCCGGATCCGCCGGAGGTGGTGCTGCTTTCCGGAATACCCGGTTTTTCGCTGGAGGCATGGAAGATCCGGGCCTTTGGTTTTATTATAAAACCCTATACAAAAATGCAGATCGTTAAAATGATTGATCAATATATAATGGAAAAAAACAGAGTGGTTTAATGCAGAGAAAGACAGCTTACGGCAGCATTTACAGCAATAACGATACAGGTTTTTACCAAAAGGGGTTTTTGCGTTTTTTCCGTGCAAAAGCCCTTTAAAATTTGTTTCAAAACTACGGAAAGCCTTGTATTTCCTTAGTTTTTGTATTTTAATGGACGAACCCAGATGACTATGATATAATATTAAGATAGTGAAAAAGAGAACCCTTTTTTCCATAAGGAGAAAGAAATGAAAGAAAAGTTCAAAATAAAGGGACAGCTAAGGATGTATATGCAGTGGCCGCTTTACCTGAGTGCATTGCTGATTGCCGCCAATACGGTGATCGGTGCAGCCAGTACAAAGGCAGGCATCATCATGGCGGCTTTTACACTTCTGTATATTGGCATAGCAGTCTGGCTTTATACTTACAGAAGGAGACTTCTGATGGGCGGCCTTGTGGAATTTTCTGCGGAATATTCCTGGATGCAGAAGCAGCTCCTTACCGATCTGGAATTGCCATATGGAATGGCGGATGAGAACGGAAGAATTCTCTGGGGGAATACGGCGTTTTCAGAAGTTTTGGGGGAAGAAAAGCCTCTGAAGACTTCAAGAAAGAACATTATGGCCTTTTTTCCGGAGATAACCAAGGAGGTGCTAAAGCTAAATGAAGGCACGGCTGTTGTTCATGTGGCACGCAATGGAAGGATGTACCGGATTCGCTTAAAGGCTGTCAAGATGAAGGATTCGCCGGAAGTCATTGTCTCATCCATAGGTGCAGAGGCTGCCGGGCAGATGCTTGTGGCAGTTTATCTTTTTGATGAAACGGAAATCCTCACCTATAAGCAGATGGTGGATGATCAGAAAATGGTGGCCGGTCTTATATATCTTGATAACTATGATGAGGCGCTGGAAAGTGTGGAGGAGGTACGCCGATCTCTGCTAACTGCCCTCATTGACCGTAAAATCACCAAGTACATTACCAACATGAACGGAATCGTTAAGAAGCTGGAAAAGGATAAATATTTTATTGCCATTAAACAGTCCTATATCACAGAGCTTAAGGAGAACCGTTTTTCCATTCTGGAAGAAGTGAAAACCGTCAATATCGGCAATGAGATGGCAGTTACCCTTAGCATTGGTCTAGGTATGAACGGAGAAAGCTATTACCGGAATTACGATTTCGCAAGAATTGCCATTGATATGGCTCTTGGACGGGGCGGTGACCAGGCGGTGATCAAGGATGGAGAACGGATCCAGTATTTCGGAGGCAAGGCCCAGCAGGTAGAAAAGACCACCCGTGTAAAGGCCCGTGTAAAGGCTCACGCCCTCAGGGAACTGATGGAAACGAAGGACCGGCTGATGATCATGGGACACCGTTTAACGGATATTGATGCCTTTGGTGCAGCAGTTGGAATTTACCGTATTGCAACGGCTATGGATAAAAAGGCACATATTATTATTAATGAGGTGACGACCTCGGTCCGCCCTATGCTGGACCGTTTTGTGGGAAATCCGGATTACCCGGATGATTTATTCCTGACCGGAGCCAAGGCGGCGGAGCTGGCAGATGCCAACACCCTTTTGGTGGTGGTAGATGTAAACCGTCCCAGCATTACCGATGCACCGGAGCTTTTGCGTCTTATAAAGACGATTGTGGTTCTGGATCATCACAGACAAAGCAGTGAGATCATTGATAATGCGGTTCTTTCATATGTAGAGCCCTATGCCTCATCCTCCTGCGAGATGGTAGCAGAGGTACTGCAATACATTGCAGATGGAATTAAGATCAAGTCGCCGGAAGCGGATGCCCTGTATGCGGGAATCGTTATTGATACCAATAATTTTACCAATCAGACAGGTGTCAGGACCTTTGAAGCGGCTGCCTTTCTGAGAAGAAACGGAGCAGATGTGGTCCGGGTACGGAAGATGTTCCGGGATAACCTGGATGACTACAAAGCAAAAGCGGAAGCCATTCGGGATGCGGAGATTTTTGAGGGCTGCTTTGCCATCAGCGTATGTTCCTCAGAAGGAATCGGAAGCCCTACGGTCATAGGTGCCCAGGCAGCCAATGAGCTGCTTGACATAGCCGGGATCAAGGCATCCATTGTAATAACAGATTACAATCATACCGTTTATATTAGTGCCCGCTCCATTGATGAAGTAAATGTACAGGTTATGATGGAAAAGCTGGGAGGCGGCGGGCACCGTACCATAGCAGGTGCACAGCTGGCAGAGGTCAGCATTGAAGAAGCCAAAATCCGCGTAAAAGCGGTTATTAAAGAGATGTTAGAGAAGGGAGACATATCATAATGGAAGTTGTGTTATTAGAAGACGTAAAGGCATTAGGCAAGAAGGGACAGATCGTTAAGGTAAACGATGGATATGCAAGAAATTTCATTCTCCCGAAAAAACTTGGGATTGAGGCAACCGCTAAAAATTTAAATGATTTAAAGCTTCAAAAGGCCAATGAAGCCAGGCTTGCGGAAGAACAGCTGGAGGCTGCTAAGGCGCTGGGGGCCCAGCTTTCAGAAGGATCTGTCACACTCTCCATGCGTGCGGGAGAGGGCGGAAGAGCCTTTGGTTCGGTATCTGGAAAGGAGATCTCCATTGCCATTAAGAACCAGTTGGGATATG is a window of [Clostridium] saccharolyticum WM1 DNA encoding:
- the rplI gene encoding 50S ribosomal protein L9; the encoded protein is MEVVLLEDVKALGKKGQIVKVNDGYARNFILPKKLGIEATAKNLNDLKLQKANEARLAEEQLEAAKALGAQLSEGSVTLSMRAGEGGRAFGSVSGKEISIAIKNQLGYDIDKKKLILSEPLKTFGSHEVPVKLHKDVTAKIIVKVVES
- a CDS encoding DHH family phosphoesterase; its protein translation is MKEKFKIKGQLRMYMQWPLYLSALLIAANTVIGAASTKAGIIMAAFTLLYIGIAVWLYTYRRRLLMGGLVEFSAEYSWMQKQLLTDLELPYGMADENGRILWGNTAFSEVLGEEKPLKTSRKNIMAFFPEITKEVLKLNEGTAVVHVARNGRMYRIRLKAVKMKDSPEVIVSSIGAEAAGQMLVAVYLFDETEILTYKQMVDDQKMVAGLIYLDNYDEALESVEEVRRSLLTALIDRKITKYITNMNGIVKKLEKDKYFIAIKQSYITELKENRFSILEEVKTVNIGNEMAVTLSIGLGMNGESYYRNYDFARIAIDMALGRGGDQAVIKDGERIQYFGGKAQQVEKTTRVKARVKAHALRELMETKDRLMIMGHRLTDIDAFGAAVGIYRIATAMDKKAHIIINEVTTSVRPMLDRFVGNPDYPDDLFLTGAKAAELADANTLLVVVDVNRPSITDAPELLRLIKTIVVLDHHRQSSEIIDNAVLSYVEPYASSSCEMVAEVLQYIADGIKIKSPEADALYAGIVIDTNNFTNQTGVRTFEAAAFLRRNGADVVRVRKMFRDNLDDYKAKAEAIRDAEIFEGCFAISVCSSEGIGSPTVIGAQAANELLDIAGIKASIVITDYNHTVYISARSIDEVNVQVMMEKLGGGGHRTIAGAQLAEVSIEEAKIRVKAVIKEMLEKGDIS